The Puniceicoccus vermicola sequence TCAGTGGGGGCGTTGACCCACAGGTCGGCTCCATTTGATAAAGGAGCGCCTTGGAAGGCAAAAAAGAATGCAGCGGCTATTTTCAAGAAGGAACGCATGGTGGGGCTTTAACGGTATATTTAGAGGCTTGGCGATTGCGGGGAGATGAATCTCGATCGATCCTCAAGCCTTTCCTTGTTTATGGTTCGAGTGGTTCAGTAGATCAATGAAATAACATAGATTTTCTGATAAATTTCGTTAAAAATAAAATATAACGGTAAAATATTGCCAAGGTCCTCGTTCTCAAGTTGGATTCGAAGATCTCCGGCACCCAGGTATGCTTTTCAGACTGCACGATGAAAAAGAAGCTGTCGGTTGGGCCGGGGAGTCATTGTAAATTTTATGAAGAAAGCTCCTGTATCATCACTCTCAGCAACGAGGCTTCACCGTTTTTGGGGAATGCCCATGATTTGCCTCTTTGTAGCACTGGCCTTTGGCGCTCTCCATGGAGAGGCCGAAACGGTTGTGCTCAAAGATGTCGAATTTCTGCCGGAGGGCCGAAACGAGAGGATGGATGTTTATCTTCCGGATTCGTCTTTCGAAGGACCTGTTCCCGCTATTTTACTGATCCACGGAGGGGGATGGATGGTGGGGGACAAAGCCTCCCGGCGGGAACGGATGATTGCCGAGACTTTGTCGAATGCCGGATATGCGGTATTCTCGACCAACTATCTCCTGAACGAGCGGGATGAAAACAAGAGGGTCACCTTATTGGCGTGGCCTCAGAATGTGATCGATTGCAAGACGGCCCTACGATTCATTCGGGCGAAAGCCGGTGAGTATGGCGTCGATCCCGAGCGGATCGCCGTCATGGGAGGTTCAGCGGGAGGGCATCTTTCGATGATGGTGGCCGCCACCGCGAATGAAGAGAAATGGAATGAGCAAGGGCTTTATCCAGAGGAGGACAATTCGGTGCAGTGCGTCGTCAATCTGTACGGCCCCGCCGACATTCGGGGAAAACCCGTGAATCCCTTTAGCAGATCCGACAAGAGTGTTATCGAGGCTCACGAAGAGGAGGCTTCGCCGATTACCTATTTCGATTCTACCTTTCCGCCCATGTTGATTCTTCAGGGAACCGGAGACCGGACGATCCCGGTCGAACAGACACGCGAGTGGGTGGCAGAGTTGTCGGAGTTCGGTTTTGAGTATTGCTACGTCGAAGTTGCGGGCGCTCCCCATAGTTTTGATCTGAACCCCGAGGAATTAGACCTGAGACCGATGGTCTTGGCATTTCTGGACAAGCACCTGCGCGGGGTCGGAGTAGGGCAGTAGCTTCAGCTGCGCCTCGCGTCTTTCATGGAGGGCATTGGCGGGGATGATTTCCGCCGTCCAGTGAATCTCATTGGATCTCTTCGATAGCGTTGGGTTTTTGGAGAATGCGGGTGCGTCGGCGGGGTTCGAAGCGTATGACCGCGCAGCTAAAGCTGAGCGGGTACGTTGGATCGGAGTAGGGCAGTAGCTTCAGCTGCGCCTCGCGTCTTTCATGGAGGGCATTGGCGGGGATGATTTCCGCCGTCCAGTGAATCTCATTGGATCTCTTCGATCGCGTGGGGTTTTCGGAGAATGCGGGTGCGTAGGCGGGTTTCGAAGCGTATGGCCGCGCAGCTAAAGCTGAGCGGGTACGTGGTATCGGGGTAGGGCAGTAGCTTCAGCTGCGCCTCGCGTCTTTCATGGAGGGCATTGGCGGGGATGATTTCCGCCGTCCAGTGAATCTCATTGGATCTCTTCGATAGCGTTGGGTTTTTGGAGAATGCGGGTGCGTCGGCGGGGTTCGAAGCGTATGACCGCGCAGCTAAAGCTGAGCGGGTACGTTGGATCGGAGTAGGGCAGTAGCTTCAGCTGCGCCTCGCGTCTTTCGTGGAGGGCATTGGCAGGGATGATTTTCGCCGTCCAGTGAATCTCATTGGATCTCTTCGAGGGCGGTGGATGTTTGGGGAGTTGCGCAAGCGTTTGCCTTAGAGAACGGGCCCGAGCATGGCGATCGTGTTGTTCCAGAGACGCCGTCGGATCGACCAAGCGGACACCTCTTCGGCGGTGACCGGATGGGAACTCTCGAGGTAAGATTCCTGACGCTCGCGCATGGCAACCGTCATCTTGGGATCACAGAGAAGGATGTTGTTCTCGTAGTTCAGCTCGAAACTACGCCGATCCATATTGGCCGAGCCGATCAGGGTAACGTTCCCGTCCAGGGTGAGCGATTTAGTGTGGAGGAGGCCGCCTTCATATTCGTGGATCTCAACTCCGGCGGCGAGGAGGTCTTGGTAATAGCTGCGCGAGGCGGCCCCGACGATCCAGGAATCGTTTCGAGCCGGGAAGATGATCGTAGTTTTCACTCCGCGACGGGCGCAGGCGCAGAGGGCGGACTGCATCGCTTCGTCCGGGACGTAATAGGGGGTGCTGATGCACAGTTCACGGCGGGCGGAGTAGATCAGGGTTTCAAAAAATTCGGGCATGGCGGAGGTCCGGACAGTGGGTCCGGTGCCGATCACCTGGGCGGTGAACCCCGGTTCGCCCGCGCGAAGTGGTTCCCGGATCACATCTCCGAGATCTTCGTCGACCTGGGCCATCCAATCCGTTGCGAAAAGATGTTGGTTCTGGCGTGCGACGGGACCTTCGAACCGCATCATGGCATCCACCCACGGTGCGAATTTGGCTTTGACGCGAAACTCGGGGTCGGCGCAATTCTGGCTACCGCAGTAGGTGATCCAGTTGTCGATGACCAAAATCTTGCGGTGATTGCGGAGGTCGAACCGCCCCTTCAGGGGGCGGAGAAGTGGATTCCCGATGGGCAGGGCAACGGCGATGCGAACTCCGGCCTCCGCCATCGATTTCCAGTGCTTGGACTCGATCATGGCGCGCGAACCGAGAGCATCGGCCATCGCTCGGCAGGTGACTCCGCGTCGGGCGGCTCGTTTGAGCGCCTCGGCCATCTTCAGGCCGTTGTGATCCGTGAGCCAGATGTAGAACGTCAGGTGGACATGCTCTTGGGCAGCGTCAATGTCCGCGATCATCGAATCAATGGTCGCGTTGGAGTCCTTGAGGAGGTGCGCCCGGTTTCCTCCGACAGGATGGAAGCCGTTGACCGTCCGCCCAAGATGGAAAAGATGCCGGTAATCTTCGGGGATGGAGGCCTTTGCGGTTTCGCTATCAATTCCCGGCGTATCGGCGACGTGGGGGAGGGTGCCGAGGACTTTGTGAACGCGGGCGACTCGACTCCGACCGATGTTGGTTTCTCCGAGAAGGAGGTAGGAGATAAGTCCCACGCCGGGGACGACCACCATCACCACAATCCAAGCAACCCGAGAAGCCGGTTCGCGGTGGGGCCTTAAGAGAATGCGGATGATGACGAGAATATGGAGGACGATGTAAACTCCCATCGCCAAAAGGGTGAAAACTTCGTGGTCAGTCATGGGTAGAGGAAGAGCGGTGCGGATCGAAAGCCACGATTCTGGTCGAGCGGCCGGTTGATCGATTTGACGTCATTCATGGTAGCGGTCTTCGTAGGTTCTGTGAGGAGTCTGCAGGCATTGTGCCTCTTTTGCCTCTCAGGGAAAGCCCGAATGGTCATGAGGCTGCTCTTGACTGTACGGAGGTCGAAGTTCCGGGGGGGATCTGTCGATTTCAGCCTGCTTCCGGGCATATCCTTCCACACAAATTCCTAGACGAACGTTTTCCTGTAAAATCTCCGATTTGCCCTGGAGGAGTATGCCTCAAATGGAGCGCGGAATTCATTCCGCCCCGTCAGATTGGCTGCACATGAAAAGTTTTCCTCAGAATCTAAGGCGAAAGGCCTGAGTGGCATGCGGGGCGGGATGAATTCCGGGCTTCCTTGTTCTTGCGTTTGCGCGACCGTCCAGAGCGATAGGCTTGTGTATAAGGATATGCTTTCGGAGGACGTGGGCGGCGGTGCCACGCTGGGAATGCGGCGCATATAACGATGATATCCGTCGCGAGGGTCCCTCGACCTTGCCGAGTCTTTACCAGTCCCGTTGTCTGATTCAGGCCTGGGCGGACAATCTGGCTTGGGGAAGACCAACCTCGCTGAGAAGGGAGTCGGGCATTGGTTCGGGGAGCGAAAATGAGACTCGATTGCGGGAATTTTTGAGCGTATCTGAGTATTGGTTCTTCTGTGACTAAATCTTCACTCCCCACTTGCAAATATTTCTATTTTGGAGTTTAGTGGGTGAATCCCCCATAAAAGCGGCATCTTCTTGATGCAGCGAAATGTCTCTTTTCAGCTTTTTAGTTCGATGACCTAGCCCCTCTAATAATGCGATCGATGAAGGAATTGTTTCCTCGTTGATTTTTGTTTTCGGATCGGAATCTGCTCCGATTCTATTTTTTAAAACCTTTGCTCGATCCGCACACGGACAGTGGTGTGATCGAAGCTCACGGATGGCCTGAAACCCCTCGTTCTCGCCGGGATCCGTGGTTTTCGATTCACCGTGTAGATCGTCGTAAAGACTGTCACGCCCTCGTCGTGAGAGCGTGCTTACCCCTGATGAAACCCCGTTCTGCACATGATTTTATTGCCTGTTTTTGCTTTCCTGCTTTAGCGGCTTCAGCACTTCTTTCTGGCTGTTCCACCGTAGGAAGGCAAAAGATTGTCATCTCGGCCCCTCCTCGCGTTCAAGTTGTAGAAACTTTGAATCGGCAGGAGGCCGCATCCCGGATGAAGGGGATCGAGGCTGAATTCCGGGGATCGGAGGTGCCGATGTTTGGCCGAGACTATTCCGGCCCGCCCCCGGAGGATCTTCAATATGCGGTTATCGACGAGGATTCGGTGCGCAGTTTGGCGTGGTGGTGCCAGCGGGTGACTAATACCGAATTTAGGAAGTTTTGATAGTTATGGCGGGATGGGAAATGAGTCTGAGCGAGGCGGCCCAATTGGAGGCGGGTCTGCGACCCGTGCCATTTGGGCTAACGCTGCTCAGGCTCATTTCCCGCCCGTCCCAGGGGGATGCCCCAGAATCGAAGGTCGCGGCGTTGCAGGGATCGGAGCGTATCTCGATACGAATCCGATCCCTGCGCCTTGCGCTGCTTCGATTCTACGCAGCACCATAAGGATCAAAACTTACTAAATTCGGTATAAGGGTTTGAAGGCCCAAGGGTTCCCTCACCGCGTTAATGGCCGTGATTGCGATGATCGGGCGGATCTAATTCAAGCGCTGAGGCAGTTCATCGACACGGGGGACTCGTCACTTTTTCTCGTGAAGCTTACGTTCGATTACTCCCGTTCTGCGCTGGGAGTTCCTGCAGGCAGGGGCTCCACTCACCAGCTTCTCGGTGTGCTGGCGGATAATGGCTGGTATGCTATTGAGGTCTCCGATGGGGAGTATTGCCGATTGTCGGAATTTCCAAATCGGGACGGTGCTCTCTATTATCAGCTACATTAGCGAAGCGTCTGGGCCAGCCCTTCTTCGAATCCGTAGAGAGGTTGCCACCCGGTAGCCGCAAGCTTCTCGGCGCTGGCGCGGGAGTGTTTTACGTCGCCGGAGCGGGTGGGGGCGTGGAGTATTTTCGACTGAGAGCCGGTCAGGGAAATGATCTTTTCCGCGAGCTGGTTGATGGTGATGCTTCCGCCGTATCCGATGTTATTGGCTCCGGCGACTGCCTCGGTTTCGGCCGCAAAGGCTAGACCGGCGGCGATGTCTTTGACGTAGATGAAATCGCGGGTTTGCTCGCCATCGCCAAAAATGGTGATCGGCTCATTCTTGCGGGCCCGGTCGATGAAAATGGGAACAGCCGCCGCGTAGGCACTGTGGGGATCCTGCCGGGGGCCAAAGACATTGAAGAACCGGAGGCAGGCCGTATTGACCCACCCTTCGCGTCGATAGAGGTCGCAGTAGTATTCGCCGTCGAGTTTGGTAATCGCGTAGGGACTACGGGGCTCTGGAGTCATTGTTTCAATTTTGGGAACGGTCGGGTTGTCTCCATAGACAGCGGCAGAGCTGGCGAGGACGACCTTTTTTACTCCAAAACGTTGGGCCGTTTCGAGGACATTGAGGAGCCCGGTGACGTTCAGGTCTACGCATCCCTGGGGGTTCTCCATTGACTCGGGAACGCTGATCAAGGCCGCCAGATGAAATACGTAATCGACATCCTGCATCGCTTCGGCGAGAGCCTCGCGGTCCAGGATGCTTGCTTCGACGAGCTCACAGTCGAGTCCATCAAGGTTCTCACGGTAACCCGTGCGCAAATTGTCGAGAACACGGATATCGGCTTTACCCTGATAGTGTTCGACCACGTGGCTTCCGATGAAGCCAGCTCCTCCGGTGATTAGGATTCTCACGAGATGGATCCTTTTTGTGCGAATTCGTTCACCTTGGCGTTCATTGCTTCGAATTGTTCTTCGATCGACTGGACGAGGGCGATCTGGGTTCGGCAGCGGTCGAGGTTGTGGCCCTCGCGATGCACCTTGAAATAGGTGTCGCCTTCGAGGAAGTCGGTAAGGAAGCGGATGCCGATCTCCATGGTGATGAGCTTGCCCGAGAAGGCGAGTTCAGCCCTTTCCGCTGGGGGCAGCATCGATCCGGTGCCTGCCAGATAGCCTTCGACGAGGGCCTCGAACATGGGCATTTGCATGCGCACTTGGGAGAGGTCCTTCTCGTCCTCGAGGGCTGGGCTGGTCGCGGTCCGTACGAGGTCGCCAAAATCGTAGAGGGCCAAACCGGGCATCGCGGTATCGAGGTCGATCACGCAGATTCCTTCTCCGGTTTTGTCGTCGATCATGACATTGTTCAGCTTGCAGTCGTTGTGGGTGACCCGTTCGGGCAACTCTCCGACGTTCTGCATCGCGAGGAGCCTTCCGGCATCATTCTCGCGCTGCGTGAAAAATTGAATCTCGTTCTGAACGGTGGCCGCCCGATTGCAAGGATCGCTTTCGACTGCACTGACCAGCTTTTGGAAACGAGCCACCGTGTTGTGAAAGTCAGGGATCGTTTCGTGGAGGCGGTCTCCTTCGAGGTCGGCCAGAGATTGTTGAAAAGCGCCGAATGCTTTGGCCGCTTCGCGAGCTTGCGCCGGGCTTTCAATTTTGTCGTAGGTCTGAGCTTGTTCGATGAAAAGGTAGCAGCGCCAATAGTATCCGTGCTCGTCGCGGACAAATGGTTCGCCACCCAAGGCGGGGACAATGCTGAGCACCCGGCGTGAACCGTCTGCGAGGGCGCTTTCGCGGCATCGCTGGTTGTTGTGTGCGCAGACGCGGGCGATGTTCTCCATCAACTTTTCGGGTTCGGTAAAGATCCCATGATTGATCCGCTGAAAAATGTAGCGGACTGGAGTGCCACCTTGGCTGGCGTTCACGGCAAAGGTGTCGTTGATGTGGCCGGAGCCGTAGGGGGCTCCCTCGAGAAAGCCGCCGTAGAGCCGGAACTGGGAGTAGATTTTGCGAAGGGCTTCCTGGGAAACCGGAGTGCGTTCGAATTTCATGATGCGGTCTTGGGCTGAAGGGGAGTGGGATAGATCTTTTGGCGGACGAGCTCTTGGATGAAGCTCTGGACGGCCGGCTTGTCCTCTCGGTAGGTGACGCCAGCCCACTGGCTGTCGGTCTTGAGAACTTGAACCTCGGCCCGGCCTTGGCGAATTTCCTCGTCGACGACGAAGGGAATGAAAAATTCGGATTTCAGTTCCTGGCCCTGTTTTTCGAGAAAGGTGAGGAACTGTTTTTCGAGAGCGGAGAAAATGTCCGGTTGAAATCCCCAAAGGTTCATAGAAACGAGCTCATCTCCAGTGAAAGTCTGGTCTTCGGCGCGGGCACCGTTGCCCTCTTTCTGGATCGCCGTCACCTCAACGATGTTCTCCAAGATGCCACGATCATCTGTCTGGCAGACGCCTCGGGAAACGGAGCCATGTTCACTGAGGGTGTTCCTCATCTTGTAAGCGACCATGGCAAAGGTCCCCTCAGGCCTTGGTTGCCGCAGGAACTGGGCGAGCTGCTCATAGGCGTGGCGCCCATAGAAGTCGTCGGCGTTGATGACGCCAAAAGGTTCATTGATGGTCTCCCGGGCGATGAGAATCGCGTGTCCCGTGCCCCAGGGTTTTTCTCTGCCAGCCGGAGGATGAAAATCCCCCGGGAGTAAGTCTAACTCCTGAAAGACATATTTGACTTCGATTTGAGATTCGTAGCGTGAACCTACGAGTTTTTTGAATTCCTCCTCGATGTCGCGACGGATGACGAAGACGACTTTACCAAATCCGGCCTGGAGGGCGTCGTGAATGGAGTAATCGAGGATGGTTTCACCGGAGGGGCCGACAGCGTCGACCTGCTTCAGACCGCCGTAGCGGCTGCCCATGCCGGCGGCAAGGATCAGAAGAGTAGGGGAGGTGTTGTTCATAAGAGTGGTAAAATCATAAAAAACAAAAAATAATTAAAATCAACGAAAATGATTCTTTGATAGCCCGTTTATTTTTCCTTTCATGAAATCAGAGGCAGAACTTGTGTGTTTGGGTCGCAGGGATGGACAGACTAGAATGACTATGTGAAACAAATAAAAATGTAACTTTTAGGTTCGTCTGCTTCTCTCTATTTTAGTAAGACTGAGGCCATCATGAATTTTCGAATTCTGCCAAACCTCGCTGTCCTTTTGCGGCACCTTTCGTAGTTTATACATTCAGTCACCCGTACCAATGTTTGCACGAGTTTTCTTTGCATCTCTTTTCTTTATAAATCTTACCTCTTTGCGTGGTCAGGACATTGCTTCTGCCCTTCAAACGATTGATCTGTCGCATCCGCGGCTCCTTTGGTCTGCGGAAGGGGTCGAGGATATGAAGGTCTTGATCGAAGAGGATCCTCAAGTTTCGGGGTTTGCCGACCATGTCTACGAAACGGCGGACAATCTTTGTGAGGAGCCGGTGCTCGAGCGGGTGATGGAGGGGCGCCGTCTTCTCGATGTTTCTCGGGAATTTCTACGAAGGATCCTGTATTGGGGAGTGTCCTACCGGTTGACCGGTGATGAGAGATATGCGGAGCGTGCCCGGGAGGAAATGCTGGAGGTATGCGGATTCACTGATTGGAACCCGAGCCATTTTCTGGACGTGGCCGAAATGACGGCGGGCATGGCAATTGGCTACGATTGGTTTTTCGAAACTCTGTCAGAGGAAGATCGGAAGGCGATTCGCGAGGGAATTATCTCTCAGGGCCTAGAGCCCTCTTACGAAATCGATGGTTGGTGGGTAGACTACCCGAATAATTGGAATCAAGTGATTCACGGTGGCCTGGTCATGGGAGCTCTGGCGATTTATGATCAGGGGGGGCCGGAGATCGCCGTAGAGGTTATTGAAAGAGCTTTGGAAAATGCTCATTCCGGTTTGAGCACCTATGGCCCGGATGGGGCTTATCCAGAAGGGCCGGCCTACTGGTCTTATGGCACCAGTTATTCGGTTTTGATGATGGCATCCCTGGAAAGTGTTTTCGGTTCGGATTTCGGTCTTTCGGAAGCGCCTGGGTTTCTCGAGTCTGCCGAGTACGTTCTGCACTCTGGAGGTCCGTCGGGGCAGTATTTCAACTATTCGGATTCCCGACCCCAGACCGGGATCCGGCCGGAGGTGTTCTGGTTTGCCGAGAAGTTGGGCCGTCCAGAGCTGCTTTGGCGTCAGAGAAAGAATTTGGCCAAATTCAATGCAAACGAGCTGGCGGAGCCGCCCGACACCCGAATGTTTCCGCTTCTGCTGGTCTGGGGAAATGGACTCTCAGAGGAAATCGTTCCCGAGGATCTGGATTGGAGCGGGGGCGGGGAAACTCCCGTGGCGTTTCATCGAACGAGCTGGACCGATCCTGACGCGACCTATGTCGGTATCAAAGGGGGGGCTCCCAGTGTAAGTCATGCGCACATGGACGTCGGTCAGTTTGTTATGGAGTCGGACGGTGTGCGTTGGGCGTCAGATCTGGGGATGCAATCCTACCACGAACTGGAGGCAACGGGGCTTCATATTTTTGGGAAGGACCGTTGGAAGGTCTTTCGCATGTCCAACATGAGCCACAGTGTTCTGGTCGTGAATGGACAACCTCAGGGCTTCGAGGGATCGGCGACGATAGAACGTTCGGCGACGGGTGAGGAGGGTGCTTACACCATACTCGATATGTCCGAGGTTTATGCGGGACAGCTCAAAGGTGTCCGGAGGGGGATTGCTCTCAAAAAGAATGGAGCCGTCCAGGTGGAGGATGATTTCGAGATTCTCGATCAGCCTACCGAAATTCGCTGGTCGATGCTGACTTTTGCCGAGGTCACCCTTGAGGACGATCATCGCGCAACTTTGACTCAGGACGGGGAGACCCTTTCGTTTGAGGTGCTTTCGCCAAAGGCCGAAAAGCTGGAGGTGATTGATATTTCAAACCCGCCTAAGGACTACGACGCACGCAATCCGGGAGCCAAGTTGCTCTCGTTCACACTGTCCTTGGAGCCTTCGGCGGATGAGCACGAGCAGCGGATTGCCGTGGCGTTGATTCCGGGGAGCCTGGGGGATATCGATCCCGAGTTTTTACCGATGCAGGATTGGTCATCGTCCGGAGCGGTTCTCCCGCTCGAGTAGAGTCAGCGGGAGGTCCGGGGAACAAAATTGTCGAATCAAACGATCCGGTTTGCGGCGATGATGCGGATAAACCCCTTAGCACTCACCTTGGGAGTGCGTTCTTGGGGCTCGTAGTCGTTGTAGAAGACGCCGAAACGCAGTTGGTATCTGCCCATCCATTCGTAGTTGTCGATGAAGGACCAGAGAAAATATCCCTCGACCGGAACACCGTCGCCGATGGCGCGATGGGGTTCCTTTAGGTAGTCGCGCACATAGTCTCGGCGGTGAAGGTCGAGTGCCTCGCCATTTACGGGAGGTGCATCGGCGAATCCTTACTGGAAATTCCCGGGAAAGGAAAGAGTCTGGCTCGGGATCATGGCGCCCCCGAAAAGTAACCAAAAATATTGTGACTCAAAAGAGATTTAGGTTGAATCGTGGATCAAGAGTACAGGCAAATGAAAGGCGACGATGAGTGACATTGAAGAGACAAGAAGGAAGCGGGTATCTCCGGCTCTCGAGCGCGAGAAATTGCTGCGTAATCCGGCGACGGGTTGGATGCTCTACGATGATGCGGCGGGCGAGGTCGCGGATGCCGAGTCTTACTGGGAGGCGATGGATGAGGCGGCCCGCCAGCACGCGTCGATTTTCTACCTGCGTTGGCGGTGGTCCGATGCGGAGCCGGAAGAGGGGCGTTATGCTTGGAAGTACGATGATAATTTCAAAGCTCTAATCGAGGGCGCCAGAAAGCGGGGGTTGCGTTTGGCGTTTCGGTTCTATGTCGCCTCGAAGGACAATCTTCGCCAGTCCACGCCGGATTTCGTGCGCGTGGCGGGTGCGGAAGGCTCAATGCAGGATGGAGAGGGGGGCGTGCCTCTTTGGAGCCCTTACATTGACGATCCGGTCTTTCAGGAGAAACTGGGCAACTTCGTCGCGGCTTTTGCCGAGGAATATGACGACCCGAGCCGCGTTGACTTTATTGATGCCCTCGGCCTCGGTTGGTGGGGGGAGGGGCATAACCTGAATCTGAAGGATCCGAACAGCTGGGAATCGGTTTATTACTGGATCCTGGATTTATATTCGGATCACTTTCGGAAGGTGCTTCTGGGCATCCAGTACAACACGGCATTTGGTTGGGAGTTCGATGAGGATCTGGCGATTCGGGGGCGGGATTACATCATCCGCCGTGACGGTTTGGGAAGTTTCTGGTTCTCGGATCACGAGCGTGAACGGTTTGAAGAGTTGTTTCCGAGGCATCCCCTTTTTGGCGAGCGCTGCTATTGGGGGGATCGTCCCGAGATGCCAGACCTCGCGGCTCGGGATGATGCGCGGTTTGGAGATCGAATCCATAGTTGGCGTGATCTGGATGAGGTGGCCATTGAGGATGCCTTGACCCACCACGCCAATACTCTGGATCTTCGGACGGTCGTGGATACCCAGCGCTTCATGGGCTATCCAGAGCTCATTGAACGTTTCAAGCGGGAAGGAGGGTATCGTCTGGCCCTGAAGGAGGCGTCTTTTTCGAAGTGTCTGGGTATCGGCCAGTCCACGACGATCGAGCACACTTGGATCAATTTGGGAACGGGGGTTCTTCCGAACCACAATCAGCGGTGGGCGCAAAAATATCGCCCGGCTTTTGCCCTCCTTGCGGAGGGGAGTGAGGTCCCGGATAAATCGATGATCTGGATTGATTCAACGGCGGAGCCCGGCGACTGGATCGCGGAGCACGAGTATCCGTATTCATTGGAGATTACGGTTCCGGAGACGATCCGGCCGGGGCGCTATCGTCTTGCCTGCGCGA is a genomic window containing:
- a CDS encoding nucleotidyltransferase family protein, which gives rise to MNNTSPTLLILAAGMGSRYGGLKQVDAVGPSGETILDYSIHDALQAGFGKVVFVIRRDIEEEFKKLVGSRYESQIEVKYVFQELDLLPGDFHPPAGREKPWGTGHAILIARETINEPFGVINADDFYGRHAYEQLAQFLRQPRPEGTFAMVAYKMRNTLSEHGSVSRGVCQTDDRGILENIVEVTAIQKEGNGARAEDQTFTGDELVSMNLWGFQPDIFSALEKQFLTFLEKQGQELKSEFFIPFVVDEEIRQGRAEVQVLKTDSQWAGVTYREDKPAVQSFIQELVRQKIYPTPLQPKTAS
- a CDS encoding heparinase II/III domain-containing protein, which encodes MFARVFFASLFFINLTSLRGQDIASALQTIDLSHPRLLWSAEGVEDMKVLIEEDPQVSGFADHVYETADNLCEEPVLERVMEGRRLLDVSREFLRRILYWGVSYRLTGDERYAERAREEMLEVCGFTDWNPSHFLDVAEMTAGMAIGYDWFFETLSEEDRKAIREGIISQGLEPSYEIDGWWVDYPNNWNQVIHGGLVMGALAIYDQGGPEIAVEVIERALENAHSGLSTYGPDGAYPEGPAYWSYGTSYSVLMMASLESVFGSDFGLSEAPGFLESAEYVLHSGGPSGQYFNYSDSRPQTGIRPEVFWFAEKLGRPELLWRQRKNLAKFNANELAEPPDTRMFPLLLVWGNGLSEEIVPEDLDWSGGGETPVAFHRTSWTDPDATYVGIKGGAPSVSHAHMDVGQFVMESDGVRWASDLGMQSYHELEATGLHIFGKDRWKVFRMSNMSHSVLVVNGQPQGFEGSATIERSATGEEGAYTILDMSEVYAGQLKGVRRGIALKKNGAVQVEDDFEILDQPTEIRWSMLTFAEVTLEDDHRATLTQDGETLSFEVLSPKAEKLEVIDISNPPKDYDARNPGAKLLSFTLSLEPSADEHEQRIAVALIPGSLGDIDPEFLPMQDWSSSGAVLPLE
- a CDS encoding NAD-dependent epimerase/dehydratase family protein; this encodes MRILITGGAGFIGSHVVEHYQGKADIRVLDNLRTGYRENLDGLDCELVEASILDREALAEAMQDVDYVFHLAALISVPESMENPQGCVDLNVTGLLNVLETAQRFGVKKVVLASSAAVYGDNPTVPKIETMTPEPRSPYAITKLDGEYYCDLYRREGWVNTACLRFFNVFGPRQDPHSAYAAAVPIFIDRARKNEPITIFGDGEQTRDFIYVKDIAAGLAFAAETEAVAGANNIGYGGSITINQLAEKIISLTGSQSKILHAPTRSGDVKHSRASAEKLAATGWQPLYGFEEGLAQTLR
- a CDS encoding phosphotransferase enzyme family protein — encoded protein: MKFERTPVSQEALRKIYSQFRLYGGFLEGAPYGSGHINDTFAVNASQGGTPVRYIFQRINHGIFTEPEKLMENIARVCAHNNQRCRESALADGSRRVLSIVPALGGEPFVRDEHGYYWRCYLFIEQAQTYDKIESPAQAREAAKAFGAFQQSLADLEGDRLHETIPDFHNTVARFQKLVSAVESDPCNRAATVQNEIQFFTQRENDAGRLLAMQNVGELPERVTHNDCKLNNVMIDDKTGEGICVIDLDTAMPGLALYDFGDLVRTATSPALEDEKDLSQVRMQMPMFEALVEGYLAGTGSMLPPAERAELAFSGKLITMEIGIRFLTDFLEGDTYFKVHREGHNLDRCRTQIALVQSIEEQFEAMNAKVNEFAQKGSIS
- the cls gene encoding cardiolipin synthase; this encodes MTDHEVFTLLAMGVYIVLHILVIIRILLRPHREPASRVAWIVVMVVVPGVGLISYLLLGETNIGRSRVARVHKVLGTLPHVADTPGIDSETAKASIPEDYRHLFHLGRTVNGFHPVGGNRAHLLKDSNATIDSMIADIDAAQEHVHLTFYIWLTDHNGLKMAEALKRAARRGVTCRAMADALGSRAMIESKHWKSMAEAGVRIAVALPIGNPLLRPLKGRFDLRNHRKILVIDNWITYCGSQNCADPEFRVKAKFAPWVDAMMRFEGPVARQNQHLFATDWMAQVDEDLGDVIREPLRAGEPGFTAQVIGTGPTVRTSAMPEFFETLIYSARRELCISTPYYVPDEAMQSALCACARRGVKTTIIFPARNDSWIVGAASRSYYQDLLAAGVEIHEYEGGLLHTKSLTLDGNVTLIGSANMDRRSFELNYENNILLCDPKMTVAMRERQESYLESSHPVTAEEVSAWSIRRRLWNNTIAMLGPVL
- a CDS encoding alpha/beta hydrolase; this encodes MPMICLFVALAFGALHGEAETVVLKDVEFLPEGRNERMDVYLPDSSFEGPVPAILLIHGGGWMVGDKASRRERMIAETLSNAGYAVFSTNYLLNERDENKRVTLLAWPQNVIDCKTALRFIRAKAGEYGVDPERIAVMGGSAGGHLSMMVAATANEEKWNEQGLYPEEDNSVQCVVNLYGPADIRGKPVNPFSRSDKSVIEAHEEEASPITYFDSTFPPMLILQGTGDRTIPVEQTREWVAELSEFGFEYCYVEVAGAPHSFDLNPEELDLRPMVLAFLDKHLRGVGVGQ